Proteins encoded within one genomic window of Empedobacter falsenii:
- a CDS encoding Mrp/NBP35 family ATP-binding protein codes for MAYTRDQIYQVLEELGIRNWMRNAQVMGNDIILDIVSPSPAMHERKRLEIALKNAFKENLPESNLKLNISVEVEEKNPNEIKGSELPGVKNIIAVASGKGGVGKSTVSSNLAISLANMGFKVGLLDADIYGPSMPIMFDCQDARPYSVEVNGKTKIKPVEAYGIKLLSIGFFADTDQAIVWRGPMAAKALNQMIRDAHWGELDFLLIDLPPGTGDIHLSIVQQVPITGAVVVSTPQNIALADAKKGVGMFQMEAINVPVLGIVENMAYFTPEELPNNKYYIFGQNGAKNLAEQIGVPFLGEIPIVQSIREAADVGRPAAMQEDTVVANVYKEIARNAVQSLVERNNTLPPTEAVRITTMAGCSAKN; via the coding sequence ATGGCTTACACAAGAGATCAAATATATCAAGTATTAGAAGAATTGGGTATTCGCAATTGGATGCGTAACGCTCAAGTGATGGGAAATGATATTATTTTGGATATTGTTTCTCCTTCGCCTGCAATGCACGAACGCAAGCGTTTGGAAATTGCGTTGAAAAATGCATTTAAAGAAAATTTACCTGAGTCAAATCTTAAACTTAACATTTCTGTTGAAGTTGAAGAAAAAAATCCGAACGAAATCAAAGGTTCAGAATTGCCAGGTGTTAAAAATATTATCGCTGTAGCATCAGGAAAAGGTGGTGTTGGTAAATCTACTGTTTCATCAAACTTAGCAATTAGTTTAGCAAACATGGGATTCAAAGTTGGTTTATTAGATGCTGATATCTACGGACCTTCTATGCCAATTATGTTCGATTGTCAAGATGCTCGTCCATATTCTGTAGAAGTTAATGGAAAAACGAAAATAAAACCAGTAGAAGCTTACGGAATCAAGTTATTATCAATTGGTTTCTTTGCTGATACAGATCAAGCAATTGTTTGGAGAGGACCGATGGCTGCAAAAGCATTAAATCAAATGATTCGTGATGCACATTGGGGAGAATTAGATTTCTTATTAATCGATTTACCTCCAGGAACAGGTGATATTCATTTATCTATCGTTCAACAAGTTCCAATTACAGGAGCAGTTGTGGTTTCTACACCTCAAAATATTGCATTAGCAGATGCGAAAAAAGGAGTTGGAATGTTCCAAATGGAAGCGATTAATGTTCCAGTTTTAGGAATTGTAGAAAATATGGCGTATTTTACACCAGAAGAATTACCTAACAACAAATATTATATCTTTGGACAAAATGGTGCAAAGAACTTAGCAGAACAAATTGGTGTTCCTTTCTTAGGCGAAATTCCAATTGTACAATCTATTCGCGAAGCTGCTGACGTTGGTCGTCCAGCTGCAATGCAAGAAGATACTGTTGTAGCTAATGTTTACAAAGAAATTGCACGTAACGCAGTACAAAGTTTAGTAGAACGTAACAATACTTTGCCTCCAACAGAAGCTGTCCGTATTACAACGATGGCAGGTTGTTCGGCAAAAAATTAA
- a CDS encoding NifU family protein produces the protein MTPEEKYSEVEKALTEIRPFLNSDGGDIELVSVEDNIVKVRLTGACIACSVNQMTLKSGVEMTIKKYVPEIVSVINVSDFETSTEADQISSLKEEN, from the coding sequence ATGACTCCAGAAGAAAAATATTCAGAAGTTGAAAAGGCCTTAACTGAAATTAGACCATTCTTAAATTCAGATGGAGGCGATATCGAATTAGTATCTGTAGAAGATAATATTGTAAAAGTTCGCCTTACAGGTGCATGTATAGCATGTTCTGTCAACCAAATGACCTTAAAGTCAGGTGTTGAAATGACCATCAAAAAATATGTTCCAGAAATAGTTTCGGTTATCAATGTTTCAGATTTTGAAACTTCAACTGAAGCAGATCAAATATCTTCCTTAAAAGAAGAAAATTAG
- a CDS encoding DUF3108 domain-containing protein, with the protein MKKYILFFTFIVLSFALPLNAQNNYKVGENLKFRVHYSGLNAGFASIDVREATLNGKSHYHIIGKGTSTGAVRAFFKVDDNYESYIDKTDLKPTKFVRNIVEGSYKRHQIYYFDHANRKAKVENKRDGKVTTETIPYDAQDLLSAFYSLRNANHTTLKTGDYLNENIFLGDETLKFRLKVLGRETLKTKFGKIAAIKIRPYVQSGRVFKESESVTMWISDDDNLVPLKIKAGLLVGSLNADLNEYKNLKYPITFTK; encoded by the coding sequence ATGAAAAAATATATTTTATTTTTTACTTTTATTGTCCTTTCATTTGCATTGCCTTTAAATGCTCAAAACAACTACAAAGTTGGCGAAAATCTAAAATTTAGAGTTCATTATTCTGGATTGAATGCAGGTTTTGCTTCCATTGATGTAAGAGAAGCTACATTGAATGGAAAAAGCCATTATCACATCATAGGAAAAGGAACTTCAACAGGTGCTGTGCGTGCTTTTTTTAAGGTAGATGATAATTACGAATCGTATATTGACAAAACAGATTTGAAACCTACAAAATTTGTTCGAAATATTGTAGAAGGAAGTTACAAACGTCATCAAATCTATTATTTTGATCATGCCAATAGAAAAGCAAAAGTTGAAAATAAACGAGATGGAAAAGTTACAACAGAAACGATTCCTTACGATGCGCAAGATTTACTTTCTGCTTTTTATAGCTTACGTAATGCCAATCATACCACTCTTAAAACAGGAGATTATTTGAACGAAAATATTTTTCTTGGTGATGAAACGCTTAAATTTCGATTGAAAGTTTTGGGACGTGAAACCCTAAAAACAAAATTCGGAAAAATTGCAGCAATCAAAATTCGTCCGTATGTACAATCTGGTCGTGTTTTCAAAGAATCAGAATCGGTTACAATGTGGATTTCTGACGATGATAACTTAGTTCCGCTAAAAATAAAAGCGGGTTTATTAGTTGGATCGTTAAATGCAGATCTAAATGAATATAAAAATTTAAAATATCCTATTACTTTTACGAAGTAA
- the aat gene encoding leucyl/phenylalanyl-tRNA--protein transferase, with translation MYWLSSDLIFPDYDEVNSEGIIAVGGDLSPERLILAYQKGIFPWFNEEDPIIWWFPQDRFVLFPENLHVSKSMKKVFRDQTFTYSENKAFREVITNCSQAYRKDQDGTWITNDMIEAYCTLHEMGIAKSIEVWLNDELVGGFYGIDMGDVFCGESMFAKVSNASKAGFIQFVAKYHKKYKLIDCQVYTEHLASLGAMEIPSDVFLEYLEK, from the coding sequence ATGTATTGGTTAAGTTCTGATTTAATCTTTCCTGATTACGATGAAGTGAATAGTGAGGGAATTATAGCTGTTGGAGGAGATCTTTCACCAGAACGCTTAATTTTGGCTTATCAGAAAGGAATTTTCCCTTGGTTTAATGAAGAAGATCCAATTATTTGGTGGTTTCCTCAAGATCGATTTGTCTTATTTCCAGAAAATTTACATGTTTCGAAATCGATGAAGAAAGTTTTTCGAGATCAAACATTTACCTATTCAGAGAATAAAGCGTTTCGAGAAGTGATTACAAATTGTTCGCAAGCGTATAGAAAAGATCAAGACGGAACTTGGATTACAAATGATATGATCGAGGCATATTGTACGTTACATGAAATGGGAATTGCAAAAAGTATCGAAGTTTGGCTAAACGACGAATTGGTAGGTGGTTTTTATGGAATTGATATGGGCGACGTTTTTTGTGGAGAAAGTATGTTTGCGAAAGTGAGCAATGCTTCCAAAGCTGGTTTTATACAATTTGTTGCAAAATACCACAAGAAATATAAATTGATCGATTGTCAAGTTTATACCGAACATTTAGCGAGTTTGGGTGCAATGGAAATTCCGAGTGATGTTTTTTTGGAATATTTGGAGAAATAA
- a CDS encoding DUF3127 domain-containing protein: MEITGRIKKIFETQNITASFKKREFVVTTQEQYPQDILIELTQDKTDVLNAYKPGDEVKVSINIRGREWVNPEGVARYFNTIQAWRIENMANAAAQAPQGYDNFAPAPPVDTFSNGDDDDLPF; the protein is encoded by the coding sequence ATGGAAATTACAGGAAGAATTAAAAAAATATTTGAAACTCAAAATATTACTGCAAGTTTCAAGAAAAGAGAATTCGTTGTTACAACGCAAGAACAATATCCACAAGATATTTTAATTGAGCTTACACAAGATAAGACAGATGTGTTGAATGCTTACAAACCTGGTGATGAAGTGAAAGTTTCTATCAACATTCGTGGTCGCGAGTGGGTGAACCCAGAAGGTGTAGCAAGATATTTCAATACAATCCAAGCGTGGAGAATTGAAAATATGGCAAATGCAGCTGCACAAGCACCTCAAGGTTACGATAATTTTGCACCAGCGCCTCCAGTAGATACTTTTTCTAACGGAGATGATGATGATTTACCATTCTAA
- a CDS encoding CsbD family protein — protein sequence MDKLELEGKWNRIKGAVKQKYGDWFDDDKVYAEGKYDEVVGKIQEKTGKSREEIESTIKDWKEDNQD from the coding sequence ATGGACAAATTAGAATTAGAAGGAAAATGGAATCGAATCAAAGGTGCTGTAAAACAAAAATATGGTGATTGGTTTGATGATGACAAAGTTTATGCTGAAGGAAAATACGATGAAGTTGTAGGTAAAATTCAGGAAAAAACAGGAAAATCTAGAGAAGAAATTGAAAGTACAATCAAAGATTGGAAAGAAGACAATCAAGATTAA
- a CDS encoding GNAT family N-acetyltransferase, producing the protein MIEVREVNTPSEMKKFVDLPFEVYKDNPYWVPSLKKDELASFDKNNAIFETVEANYFLAYKGKEVVGRIVSIINWTEVKELGKTKIRFGWLVFKDDINILKALLTTVENIAKNNKLSYIEGPMGFSNMDKAGLLTEGFDKVATLIGLYNYEYYPIYLQELGYQPKAEWLEYSIDIANLGKVKQMDKLCEMLKKRYEIDTYKFDTIDEMLPYVDEMFDLLNVTYAELQSFVPIEKFQVEHYKKKYLKFLHPDFISCVKDKNNKMIAFAITMPSFSKAFQKTKGKLFPFGWWHLMQAQKKNDHVEFYLIGIDPHYQNKGVNALIFKELYDRFIARGIKTLETNPLLEENTKVQQLWKNFDPVIHKRRKTFYKDIEA; encoded by the coding sequence ATGATCGAAGTAAGAGAGGTGAATACGCCAAGTGAAATGAAGAAATTTGTCGATTTACCTTTTGAAGTGTATAAAGATAATCCGTATTGGGTGCCTTCTTTAAAGAAAGATGAACTCGCAAGTTTTGATAAAAATAATGCAATTTTTGAGACGGTTGAAGCTAACTATTTTTTAGCTTACAAAGGAAAAGAAGTCGTTGGACGAATTGTTTCGATTATTAATTGGACCGAAGTAAAAGAACTTGGAAAGACTAAAATTCGGTTTGGTTGGTTAGTTTTTAAAGATGATATCAACATTTTAAAAGCTTTATTAACAACTGTTGAAAACATTGCTAAAAATAATAAACTGAGTTATATAGAAGGTCCGATGGGATTTTCGAATATGGATAAAGCTGGATTATTAACAGAAGGATTTGATAAAGTTGCCACTTTGATCGGTTTATATAATTACGAATATTATCCAATATATTTGCAAGAATTAGGTTATCAACCAAAAGCCGAGTGGTTAGAATATTCTATTGATATTGCCAATTTGGGCAAGGTAAAGCAAATGGATAAATTGTGTGAAATGCTCAAAAAACGTTACGAAATAGATACGTATAAATTTGATACAATTGACGAAATGTTACCTTACGTAGATGAGATGTTCGATTTGTTGAATGTGACGTATGCAGAATTGCAAAGTTTTGTTCCGATAGAAAAATTTCAGGTTGAGCATTACAAAAAGAAATATCTAAAATTTCTTCATCCCGATTTTATTTCATGTGTAAAAGATAAAAACAACAAAATGATTGCTTTTGCGATTACAATGCCTTCATTTTCGAAAGCATTTCAGAAAACGAAAGGAAAATTGTTTCCATTTGGTTGGTGGCATTTGATGCAAGCGCAAAAAAAGAACGATCATGTCGAATTTTATTTGATAGGAATTGATCCTCATTATCAAAATAAAGGTGTAAATGCCTTGATTTTTAAAGAACTTTATGATCGATTTATAGCAAGAGGGATTAAAACTTTAGAAACGAACCCTTTGCTTGAGGAAAATACAAAAGTGCAACAATTATGGAAAAACTTTGATCCTGTTATCCATAAACGTAGAAAAACATTTTATAAAGATATAGAAGCATAA
- a CDS encoding DUF4833 domain-containing protein, translated as MKNLLIICSILFSFVVNAQQGYPVPPKSENRLFYIQHNDNKNTFVYDALFSSKGILDANNPVDIYRILYAEDGSKKPLTSIQKKLAYGLDIKKIEKNVFQLTLVSYPTQKLTLKLDSQKNPIVQTTVNNKLITLNRVFLKQKKGTAGISVKLDYILFYGKDINGKSVEEKIVL; from the coding sequence ATGAAAAACCTATTAATTATTTGTTCTATCCTTTTTTCTTTTGTTGTAAATGCACAACAAGGTTATCCTGTTCCTCCAAAATCAGAAAATAGATTATTTTACATTCAACACAACGACAATAAAAATACGTTTGTTTACGATGCACTTTTTTCGAGCAAAGGAATTTTAGATGCTAACAATCCAGTTGATATTTATCGCATTCTTTATGCTGAAGATGGCTCAAAAAAGCCCTTGACTTCTATACAAAAGAAATTGGCATATGGTTTAGATATTAAGAAAATTGAAAAGAATGTTTTTCAGTTGACATTAGTATCTTATCCAACTCAAAAATTAACGCTTAAGCTTGATTCTCAAAAAAATCCAATTGTTCAAACAACTGTTAATAACAAGTTGATAACACTGAATCGTGTTTTCTTAAAACAGAAGAAAGGAACGGCTGGAATTTCGGTAAAGCTTGATTATATTTTATTTTACGGAAAAGATATAAACGGAAAATCTGTAGAAGAGAAAATTGTTCTCTAA
- a CDS encoding VTT domain-containing protein translates to MEILDYILHIDKYLETILNDYQHWFYLILFLLIFIETGLVVMPFLPGDSLLFAAGMLAAAFPAQLNIYIVLGLLWIAAIAGDTVNYTIGKTLGTKLVTTKIFGKRIIKDSAILKTEDFFTKYGSKTIVIARFVPIVRTLAPFVAGISKMHYGTFIKYNFIGGTIWVFGITLAGYFLGTIPFIKNNFEIVVMAIIVFSLVPIIVEFVKEKIKK, encoded by the coding sequence ATGGAAATTTTAGATTATATTCTACATATCGATAAATATTTAGAAACCATTTTGAATGATTATCAACATTGGTTTTACTTGATTTTATTTCTCTTAATCTTTATCGAAACAGGTTTGGTTGTCATGCCTTTTTTACCTGGAGATTCGCTTTTATTTGCAGCAGGGATGTTAGCTGCGGCTTTTCCAGCTCAACTCAATATTTATATTGTATTAGGTTTACTTTGGATCGCGGCAATTGCAGGCGACACAGTCAATTATACGATTGGGAAAACCTTAGGAACGAAATTAGTTACAACTAAAATTTTCGGTAAACGAATTATTAAAGATTCTGCGATACTAAAGACCGAAGATTTCTTTACAAAATATGGTTCAAAAACCATTGTAATTGCACGTTTTGTTCCGATTGTAAGAACGCTTGCACCTTTCGTTGCAGGGATTTCTAAAATGCATTATGGCACATTTATCAAATATAATTTTATCGGAGGAACAATTTGGGTTTTCGGGATTACATTGGCTGGCTATTTCCTTGGAACAATTCCATTTATCAAAAACAATTTCGAAATTGTCGTAATGGCAATTATTGTGTTTTCTTTGGTTCCAATTATTGTAGAATTCGTCAAAGAGAAAATAAAAAAATAA
- a CDS encoding DedA family protein has product MEVFMSLFDFIMHIDQHLAEFANEYGLWLYAILFLIIFVETGVVVMPFLPGDSLLFAAGMLAAQETNDMNVWIMIAILLVAAILGDTLNYTIGKKVGYKATKVKIFGKNFIQEEHINKTHEFYEKYGSKTIVIARFVPIVRTLAPFVAGIGRMGYSIFITYNVIGAVLWVVGLTLIGYFLGNIEWVQNNFSKVILGITIASVLPILVEIIKEKFGKKKVAEQE; this is encoded by the coding sequence ATGGAAGTATTTATGAGTCTTTTTGACTTTATTATGCATATCGACCAACATTTAGCAGAGTTTGCAAATGAATATGGTTTGTGGTTGTATGCAATTTTATTTTTAATCATTTTCGTGGAAACAGGTGTAGTTGTGATGCCTTTTTTACCTGGAGATTCATTGTTGTTTGCGGCAGGGATGTTAGCTGCACAAGAAACAAATGATATGAATGTGTGGATTATGATTGCAATTCTTTTGGTGGCCGCGATACTCGGTGATACATTGAATTATACCATCGGAAAGAAAGTTGGTTACAAAGCAACTAAAGTTAAGATTTTTGGTAAAAATTTCATCCAAGAAGAACATATCAATAAAACGCACGAATTCTACGAAAAATACGGTTCAAAAACCATTGTAATTGCACGTTTTGTACCAATTGTAAGAACTTTAGCGCCTTTCGTTGCAGGAATTGGGAGAATGGGATACTCTATTTTCATTACATATAATGTGATTGGAGCCGTGTTATGGGTTGTTGGTTTAACACTTATTGGATACTTTTTAGGAAATATAGAATGGGTTCAAAATAATTTTTCTAAAGTAATTTTAGGAATAACAATCGCTTCTGTACTTCCAATTTTAGTGGAAATTATCAAAGAAAAGTTCGGCAAAAAAAAGGTAGCTGAACAAGAATAA
- a CDS encoding YraN family protein, with protein sequence MSISYDFGKEAEDFAVNYLIQNGYKILARNYFYRKAEIDIIAQFENEIVIIEVKSRTSNYVAEPESSINTKKKKLLILAADDFIQKNNFISEVRFDILALLKKQQSWSVNHIKNAFNASEI encoded by the coding sequence ATGAGTATTAGTTACGATTTCGGAAAAGAAGCAGAAGATTTTGCCGTTAATTATTTAATCCAAAATGGATACAAAATATTGGCTCGAAATTATTTTTACAGAAAAGCCGAAATCGATATTATTGCTCAATTTGAAAATGAGATTGTTATTATAGAGGTTAAGAGTCGTACTTCAAATTATGTTGCGGAGCCAGAAAGTTCTATTAACACAAAGAAGAAGAAATTGTTAATTCTTGCCGCAGATGATTTTATTCAGAAAAATAATTTTATTTCTGAGGTAAGATTTGATATTTTAGCACTTTTAAAAAAACAACAATCTTGGAGCGTAAATCATATCAAAAATGCATTTAATGCTTCGGAAATTTAA
- the upp gene encoding uracil phosphoribosyltransferase → MKQDNLTVISHPLVKAKITQMRDKNTTTKEFGELVDEISGLMCYEITRNIELEEVEVETPITKTIGYKLKGNDMVIVPILRAGLGMVKGIHQLIPTAKVGHIGLYRDHDTLQPVEYLCKLPTDLDSRDVILVDPMLATGGSAIKAIEILKEKGAKSVRLACLVGCPEGVEAVQNVYPEVPIFLAALDEKLNENGYIVPGLGDAGDRLYGTK, encoded by the coding sequence ATGAAACAAGATAATTTAACAGTCATTTCTCACCCGTTGGTAAAAGCAAAAATTACGCAAATGCGTGATAAAAACACAACAACGAAAGAATTTGGTGAATTAGTAGACGAAATTTCAGGTTTGATGTGTTACGAAATTACACGTAACATCGAGCTTGAAGAAGTAGAAGTTGAAACGCCAATTACCAAAACAATCGGTTACAAATTAAAAGGAAATGATATGGTTATCGTTCCAATTTTACGTGCAGGATTGGGAATGGTAAAAGGAATTCATCAATTAATTCCTACCGCTAAAGTTGGTCATATTGGGCTTTACCGCGATCATGATACATTACAACCAGTTGAATACTTGTGTAAACTCCCAACAGATTTAGATTCTCGCGATGTGATTTTGGTTGATCCAATGTTAGCAACAGGAGGTTCTGCAATCAAAGCAATCGAAATTCTAAAAGAGAAAGGAGCGAAATCTGTTCGTTTGGCTTGTTTAGTTGGTTGTCCAGAAGGAGTGGAGGCAGTACAAAATGTTTATCCAGAAGTTCCAATTTTCTTGGCTGCTTTGGATGAAAAATTGAATGAAAATGGATACATCGTTCCAGGTTTAGGTGATGCTGGAGATCGTTTGTACGGAACAAAATAA
- a CDS encoding S66 peptidase family protein translates to MIQPDFLKEGDKIAIVAPAKRMLQGELDEAIDLIKSWKLIPVLGKNIYAEYDFGYKYAGTDEIRTEDFQWALDDSEIKAIWCARGGYGSVKIIDELDLTNFKKSPKWIIGYSDITIFHNHFNRLGFQTIHGVTAKKLANTEYHPTSYQSVYEALFGHEINYEIQSHAYNNLGKTEGELIGGNLSIVYSLLGSESAITNPSDKILFLEDWFENWYAVDRMLMNLKRNGILTQVKGIILGNFTHMDTEEENADNYNHPFDPKTFEVIHSFTKNLNIPVAFGFPAGHTGHNVALKMGAKVQLNVTSNNVTLHHYTNIYETR, encoded by the coding sequence ATGATTCAACCCGATTTTTTAAAAGAAGGTGATAAAATAGCAATTGTTGCGCCAGCAAAACGAATGTTACAAGGCGAATTGGACGAAGCAATAGACTTAATAAAATCGTGGAAATTGATTCCTGTTCTTGGGAAAAATATTTATGCTGAATATGATTTTGGCTACAAATATGCTGGAACAGACGAAATCAGAACCGAAGATTTTCAATGGGCGTTGGATGATTCCGAAATCAAAGCAATTTGGTGCGCGCGTGGTGGATATGGTTCAGTAAAAATTATCGACGAATTAGATTTAACAAATTTCAAAAAATCTCCAAAATGGATAATTGGTTATTCTGATATCACTATTTTTCATAATCATTTTAACCGATTAGGTTTTCAAACAATACATGGTGTTACAGCGAAGAAATTAGCAAATACCGAATATCATCCAACATCTTATCAAAGTGTTTATGAAGCATTGTTTGGACATGAAATTAATTATGAAATTCAATCACATGCTTACAATAATTTAGGTAAAACTGAAGGCGAATTAATTGGCGGAAATCTTTCGATTGTGTATTCACTTTTGGGGAGCGAATCTGCAATTACAAATCCTTCGGATAAGATTTTATTTTTAGAAGATTGGTTCGAGAATTGGTATGCAGTTGATCGAATGTTGATGAATCTTAAACGCAACGGAATCCTCACTCAAGTAAAAGGAATTATTTTAGGAAATTTTACACACATGGATACGGAAGAAGAAAATGCTGATAACTACAATCATCCATTCGATCCAAAAACTTTTGAAGTCATTCATAGTTTCACCAAAAATCTAAATATTCCTGTCGCTTTCGGATTTCCTGCAGGACATACAGGACACAATGTTGCGCTAAAAATGGGTGCAAAAGTTCAGTTAAATGTTACTTCAAATAATGTAACTTTGCATCATTATACAAACATATATGAAACAAGATAA